GCACCCGCTCAGCCGCCGCGTTCACGCATGTACACAGGGTGAGGGGTCAAGATGGGCGGGTGCGCCCCCGCGACACCCTCCCGCTCACGCCGCTGCTCCTGGTCGAGGACGACCAGGAGCTCGCCGCGATGCTGGCCGGTCTCCTCACCGAGGAGGGGTACGCCGTCGACCTCGCGCCGGACGGCCAGCGCGGACTGCACCGGGCCCTCAGCCGGGAGTACGACGTGATCGTCGTGGACCGCGGCCTGCCCGGCATCGACGGCCTCGACCTGTTGGTCCGGCTCCGCAGCAGCGGCGTGGCGACCCCCGCGCTGATCCTGTCCGCGCTGGGCACGCCCGCGGACCGGGTCGAGGGGCTGGACGCGGGCGCCGAGGACTACCTGGCCAAGCCGTTCGACGTGGCCGAGTTGCTCGCTCGCCTCCGGGCGCTGCGCCGGCGCCACCTCGACCAGGCCCGGCTGCTGCCGGTCGGGGACGAGATGCTCAACCTGGACACCCGCGAGGTCGGCCGGGCCCAGCTGTCCGAGCGCGAGTGCGACCTGCTGGCCACCCTGGCGTCCCGGCCGGGCCACGTGTTCAGCCGTACCGAACTCCTCGCCCGGGTCTTCCCCGGCGCCGTGGGCGAGGTCGTCGTGGACACCTACGTCCACTACCTGCGCCGCAAGCTCGGCCGGGCGATCGTCACCACGGTCCGCGGCCGGGGCTACCGGCTGGGCGAGGGGGCGTCGTGACCGCGTGGGGCAGGGACCGGGACCGGCGGCTGACCGGCGCCGAGTCGGCGATGTTGCGGCGTACGGCGGTACGCCTCGGCATCCAGGCCGGCCTGATCGTCGCCGCCATCGTCACCGTACTGGTGGGCGTGACCCTCGCC
This Actinopolymorpha cephalotaxi DNA region includes the following protein-coding sequences:
- a CDS encoding response regulator transcription factor, which gives rise to MRPRDTLPLTPLLLVEDDQELAAMLAGLLTEEGYAVDLAPDGQRGLHRALSREYDVIVVDRGLPGIDGLDLLVRLRSSGVATPALILSALGTPADRVEGLDAGAEDYLAKPFDVAELLARLRALRRRHLDQARLLPVGDEMLNLDTREVGRAQLSERECDLLATLASRPGHVFSRTELLARVFPGAVGEVVVDTYVHYLRRKLGRAIVTTVRGRGYRLGEGAS